In Indicator indicator isolate 239-I01 chromosome 7, UM_Iind_1.1, whole genome shotgun sequence, the sequence acaacagcaacaaaatcaTACAAAACTGCCACAGCTTTTTTGCTATCATCTGAATCCTGAATACTTTTtccacctaacattctgtgattctgtggcaagTAAATCCATGAGGGTttaatgtgggttttttgtttgtttgttttgttttgttttttaaacagtatTTAGCAGACAATTTGAAGTGGAATTTGAAGTTGATTAAGAACTGATATTTAGTTTATTTAGAAACTTGTCTACTGGCCTTTTCTGGTGCTACTTCTCAGAGTGCATTGCTTGTGTGCTTCTAAACCAGAATAtgcgtagaatcatagaatcaagaaggctggaagagacctcaaagatcatcgagtccaacctgtcaccctaaacctcatgactatctaaaccatggcatgaTTACGTTAGTGCAATATTGAAGCAGGACGAAGTAGTGTTGTCATTGGAGGCCTGTAGTAATTTAGGCATAGTGCTGTATTAGCAGTAGCTGTTTAGTTTTAGGTTGGGAGCGCTCTCATTTCcaaccagcacagggcaggaggtcTTGGTGGCTTAAAAATTACCTTTACTTGTGCATTCTGTCCTCCAGTAGctgtatttttaagaaaaagctttaaaattgtGTCTcatgtttgatttttatttaattgcAAAGATACTAACATCACTTTTCTGGTTAACTCTTTTCCTAGAGTGTCCTGATGGTTTACTGTGCAATTCCACCATGCCATCTCACTACAAGCGTTACAGCCATTTTCTACTTGCAgcaagcagggcaggagatTATCTTATAAACTCTTCAGCAGACCCTTTGGAGAGGACAATGACATATTCTACTGTTACAAAGCCCTGCTATTCCCCAAGTCATGTAGAGGAAATCTCACAGAATGAGAAACAATCAAATAACATGAAAAATGTCCCAAATGATGACTGTACATTGATGGTACGCAGCTCACCACAAGGGAAGTCTCTCAACATAATCAGTGGAAGTACTTCCTCTTTTACAGATATTCAGAAGTCTCAACAGACGTTTCAGCTCACACAGGACACAGATAACAGTTGTCAATTTGAATTTTATGACTTTCCATTCTCTCAAGAAAGTGGAACAGGAGAAGATCCATCTACTCAGAAAGATACAAGTCAGCCGAGTCTACTACAGTCAAAAGTGGACTTCAGTGACTGTGAAATTTCTTATTCTCCACTGAGTACTTTTGAGGAAAGTGAAGacgaaagagaggaagaggggaagaaagtaaaaatatcacaaaataaattatttgaggTTTGTAACTCTGAAAATGATGAGTCTAATTCTGTAACGTTTAAAACATTTGATGGACATCTCTTACAGCAGAAGCCTCAGGGTGAACATACCAAAATTAGACGtgtcttaattaaaaaaacacactGTGAGGAAGTAAAGACATTTAACCATCTGGATCATAACATAAAAACAATTTCTCAGGGTCACATGAACAGCAATTATTGTAATTCAACATGTGTGGATAATCAGTATCAAGAAATGCTATCCCCTGGATCCTCTTTTAACTGCAAGGAGGTTGAGCAGCTAGAACTGATTTCCTCTGCTGCTACAGCAGGTAACACAGAGTCAGAAGATACTGGTGCTTGTGCTTTGGATTCTGCGTGTGTGAGTTTTACTGACCCATCATCACTACTAGGCAGAGAAGATGATGTCTCTCTTCTGACACAGAAAAGCAATGTTTTGAGAGACCCAACTAATATCTTAATCAGCACAGATAAAATGACTGCCAATGTGATTGAAAAAACAGCTTGCCAGGAGAACTTGCAATCAGTagtggagaaagaagaaaatagagctgctctgtgcttctcCAGCCCCATCTCTAAAACTGCACCACCTTTTCCTTTAGCAAGTATGACTGCCAAATCCAGTTCTGGCAAAGAACTCAAACAAATGGACATTGGTGTTTTCTTTGGGTTAAAACCCAAAGtaaaagaggaaagcaaaggagagacaTGTTTGAGTAAGGGAAAGCAGACAGCAGATTCAGTAACTCCCAATGGAAAGAGGCCCAGgcagcagaaaaggaaagctgaagGGTCTGTGGAAGATGTTGAAGCAGTTGCAGAAAGTACAGATAAAATTGGAAGCTTTGCAGATGTAAGCTTTGGTGGCCAACGAAGgtggagaaaaaaatttaaagacTTACCTACTTCAGATGAAGGGACAAGAAAAAACCACTGCCCTTTCTACAAGAAAATACCAGGTAAGAGATAGCTTAGCTGTTGCTTTTTATGGAGATTAATTAATTTTGGCTTGACTattgtacttttttttcctagttttaGGTTTCTGTATTCTTCACTCTTCGTGACCATTTAGCCTGCAGCTCATAGtgaattttctttccctttgagTAGGTGCAGATCTCCAAAAGAGGGTGAATGCAGAACCAGAGTCAGCAATGGCTGAATAAATAGGGAAATAGTTATCTcaggaaaaattatttgaagGACTGACTTTTGGTTTTGACAGAGCAAAAAAACATAAGCAGTATTGAAAAATGGATCATCTTTCTTAAATTCTTTTAAATGCATCCCTTGGTAATTAGTCACTCCTATTTCTGAATGTAATCTTCAGCACTTGTGCCTGAAAATAGAGCTGTCAATAGCAATTGTTTCCTTAGACTGAGTTAAAAGAATTGAGTTTAGTTTTGCATTTGAAATTCAATAGTCTTAGAAATATGATTTACTACAACTCTGaatacaaagaaatgaaaaccaagCAGGAAAATAGAGTTAAGGAGAGAGCCAAGAATTTCTCAGAATTTTCATCAAGCAAGACATACATTACAGAATGAGTGGCTTAAAAAAATTCAGATCCTTGCAGTTTCATTTAGCACCAAAGAACTGTCTTAGCTTTAAGTAGGTATTGGAAGAAGCCAAATAGAAATTTATTAGTGATCCTAAGGGCCAAactgctgcttgcaggctgACCTGTAAGTCTTTGTGGGTTTAAAGCATTTGCCATATATCATACATTTGGAGGGCAGACTCCTATGCCTACAATACAATTTTCAAGTTGCTTTGTTCTGAATTTTGTTACTACATTTGAAATACAAGTGACTGTATTTTCTGTGTTGCTAATGATATGTATTTATCCTCATGGCCTGGTATAATTCAGCCTCCCTGAAGTTTTGAGTCTGGTACCTCTCAAAcacttggggatttttttggtttgtgaaTCTCTAATTAGCAGactgctgtggtttttttggaGCTACAAATACTTGAAGTTCTGTCTTCATGTAAGTGGAACTGTTTCTAGTTCTGGGAAATTTGCATGATGTAAAATGAAAGATACTTGAATGCCACTGATGAATTAGTTTTGTGGGCTACTTGGTGATTTGTTAAGCAGCTGTAAGTGAATATGAAAGGACCATTTGTTGGTATGCTtgtatttaaaacataaaaaattGTGCTTGTAGAGAAAAGGGCTGTTTTCTCTACAGCTCTCTTTAGCCAACATTTGTATACAAACAGCACCTCACTGAAAGCATACAGTGGTAAATGGCTCATTTTTCACCCTAGATTGCTTGTTTGATGATTATATTGTAGCATGTTTTAAAAGGAATATTAGATGTGGAACAATTGAAAAATTGGAGTTTGATCccaaaatgcattttgtgaAGCTGTGGTTAGTTCTGTTTTGTGTGAAGATGTTGATACCAGGTTTTAATCTACATGAACTTTAAAAATACCAGCTGAATGCAGTTAAATGTGGTTTATTTGCTTAACTAGTTGCAATCTATGCAGGATGGCAGCTGAACAACAGATACTTGGGAGGCATCTGGAGGTATTTGTGTGTGGATACTTTgttaaattttcattttaaggTAAAACCTTTTTTGTGGCTGTCCAGTCACGCACAAACCGTGCTTATCTTTAAAGAGCTCCTTCACTTATATGCTTTGTAACTGTATTCCCTTTTAATttggaataaagaaaaaagaacaaaaagcaaaTTCAGTTAGATACTAGCTCTGAACTATGCATGTTTACTGACTGGAGCCAATCAGTTACTGACTCTTCCCTCTTTTGCTGTAGGAACTGGTTTTACAGTTGATGCCTTCCGTTACGGAGAAATTGAAGGCTGCACTGCTTATTTCCTTACTCATTTTCACTCTGATCACTATTGTGGGCTAACAAAAAACTTCATGTTTCCAATCTACTGTAATAAGGTAAGGTTTTCCAAAGTACTTAGATATTATCAAATCCATATGGAACTGTGATCATTTTTATAATGATGAAAGTAAATGTTAAGATCAGGGATTCCATTGTTGGGTCAGTTAGATACAGTGATATATATAGGGGAATCTGGATTTCCCTTGTAAGCCATTCAGGTAGAAAAGGATCTCTAGAGGTCACATAGACAgatctgcctgcacagcttggGTTTGGCTTTGATATTAGGTCAAATTGCAGAGAGCCTCGGATGGTCAGATTTTGAAAATGGGACACATTCCACTACCTCTTCttgcaacctgttgcagtgcttaCCCACtctgaattttttcctaatataaaATCCTTTTTTTGCAACTTGGGATTGTAGCTTGTTTTTTTTATATGCATCATAGAGAAGAATCTGGGTCCATATTCTCAGTAATTCTATTCAAGTGATGGAAGTCTGAAATTAGATGCTCCCTAAGCCATCTCTTCTGCACACTAAGTAAACGAAGTTGTTTTAGTCTGGTCCTGTGTGTTCTGTGCTTTAGACTGCTGAATGGCCAGGACTGCTATTAGCTCTCATACCTCCAAACCAACTCTTCTTTATTTGTAACACAGTAGGGCATCTATCTAATCACCTCATCCAGAACCTGCATCAGAACAAGTATTTCTGATTTactctggaagtgctggaacgCTCGTGTCCTGTGTCACTCTTCCAGTAGGTCTTGGGGTGACTACAGTCTCCCTGATAAGATCCAGGGCCTGTGATCTGAAAACTTCTTCAGTTGTGTAACAGTCTTAATGAAGACTTTGCTAAATTCCTAATTTAACAGCCTGTAGCAGATGTCATTCCTCCATGTTTGCCTCCTCTAATTCCAGTCTGTAGCCTGTTAACAGGCTTTTAAAAGTTGACTTTTTGTTCAGTTTGTGTTTTGAAAGGTAAAATGCTCCTGAAAGGCTTTATTATACCCAGAATCTCAACATTTCTCATAGTTTCTCTCTAAGCCAGACAGTCTGGCTTTGAAAGCCTTTGCTTCTAAAATAAACAAAGGCTTTTTTTAGATTCTGTTCCTATCTCATATTAAATCCTTTTCCTGTTACAGATAACTGGCAATCTGGTGAAGAGCAAACTTCGAGTCCAAGAGCAGTACATCCACATGCTGCCGATGGACACCGAATGTATAGTGAATGGGATCAAAGTGGTGTTGCTTGATGCCAATCAGTATGTATGATTACATTTGTTGTGGGATATTAAAGATAAATAGTTGTACAGATACAGTTCATAGTCTCATGATTTTTCAGTGGATCTGAAAACAATAAGGGTGAAAATACTTCACATTACTGAGTTGGCTTAGTAATGTGTATTTTCACTTCTGAATTGAACTAGGCATGCAGTTATTTGAAAAGATAACTCCTTGCAATTAAGtaagttattttttaaaatgaaacttaaacttttccatcatttTAGTTTAACTTTTATTTGGTTGCTTTTAATGTGTATATAGTGTTAACCACACATAGCTTCATAGTCTTTAAGGTTGTTAaacaatttgattttttttttttccctagtggTCTGGACACTTTAGGTTTTGGTGTCTAGTTGGAAATATCCTAGATTTGGTTATCAGATATATTAGGTTTCTGTAGCTTCAACTGAAGATAGTGAAGTCTTCAGCTAATGAAAAATGTGGCACCTTGGAACCTGGGAGGGACAAAACCATTTTGAAGACTTAACTTTAAATAAAAGCCTGTTGAAATCTGCAACAAGACTTCTATTGAACTCAATGATAAAGGATGAGATTTTTGTCCAAGGTTACATTGGTGCTATGTGGTAATGCTGGATTTAAAGTTCAGTAGTACCTGACTTCCAGCCCTGTGGTCTTTCTGTCCTGCCTCTTGGTACCTTCTTCGGCTGTGGGCTAGAAGAAAAGTACTTTCCCTGAAGTATATATTGAAACACAATGCTCTGTCACAGCTGATTTGAATATTACTTATCATAGGATTGTTTATAGTTGGATAGATAAATTCTATTAAGtcctttgagaaccctttctgggaatgAAGGAAGCCTCGGTGCTTGTGTAATTTGGACActtcttatttttcctctttgtgtcTCTGATCCTCTGCTTCAATTTAAAACACATACAACTTTAGGTACAAAGTTCAGCTTCTGGAGAGTTCACTAATTATGTCATTTTAGCACTGATTCATgccagcttttccttttttgagaTTTCATTTACTCTTTGCAGATGATTCATATCCAAAGTCCCACTCTCATCCAGTCTGAACTTTCACCCTTCAGACAGCTTTGGTGaggaactgcagaaagtgcaaTCATTTTGCTGTGGCCAGTAAGAGAATTGTTACTTATAATCAGTAAATTCTCACTGGAGGATAATTTTTAAGTGCTGTAAATagaatttaaaaggaaatgctTCAGTAAGACCTGCAGGAATGAAGGTGCATTTGCAATAATATGATT encodes:
- the DCLRE1A gene encoding DNA cross-link repair 1A protein, with amino-acid sequence MSEDALLEEDIWEYKSIRKQKHQNSISTPVQKVSDSKGRPKKKRNRNKKKSVEKTDGLQKTEQRSRPDQDVDQCKDDSSVHSQESVSSSTGQSSQNGKPVHDGYCPSCQMPFSLLLVQTPRWHVAECLDTPGATEKECPDGLLCNSTMPSHYKRYSHFLLAASRAGDYLINSSADPLERTMTYSTVTKPCYSPSHVEEISQNEKQSNNMKNVPNDDCTLMVRSSPQGKSLNIISGSTSSFTDIQKSQQTFQLTQDTDNSCQFEFYDFPFSQESGTGEDPSTQKDTSQPSLLQSKVDFSDCEISYSPLSTFEESEDEREEEGKKVKISQNKLFEVCNSENDESNSVTFKTFDGHLLQQKPQGEHTKIRRVLIKKTHCEEVKTFNHLDHNIKTISQGHMNSNYCNSTCVDNQYQEMLSPGSSFNCKEVEQLELISSAATAGNTESEDTGACALDSACVSFTDPSSLLGREDDVSLLTQKSNVLRDPTNILISTDKMTANVIEKTACQENLQSVVEKEENRAALCFSSPISKTAPPFPLASMTAKSSSGKELKQMDIGVFFGLKPKVKEESKGETCLSKGKQTADSVTPNGKRPRQQKRKAEGSVEDVEAVAESTDKIGSFADVSFGGQRRWRKKFKDLPTSDEGTRKNHCPFYKKIPGTGFTVDAFRYGEIEGCTAYFLTHFHSDHYCGLTKNFMFPIYCNKITGNLVKSKLRVQEQYIHMLPMDTECIVNGIKVVLLDANHCPGATMILFYLPSGTVILHTGDFRADPSMERYPALIGQQVHTLYLDTTYCSPEYTFPSQQEVIQFAVNTAFETVTLNPRTLVVCGTYSIGKEKVFLAIAEVLGSKASVSRDKYKTLQCLESAAVNSLISVEWAGTLLHVLPMMQINFKSLQDHLNKFSENFDQVLAFRPTGWTYSDSCFSLADIKPQTRGKITIYGIPYSEHSSYLEMKRFVQWLKPQKIIPTVNVGDWRARSLMEKHFRDWMTEGSSRNKDKEEGIFERR